The following are from one region of the Marinomonas sp. CT5 genome:
- the hrpB gene encoding ATP-dependent helicase HrpB, with translation MSSELPIYQLIPQLTHQLEHHHEAILEAAPGAGKTTVVPIALMDQTWLKGRKIIMLEPRRLAAKAAAKRLADTLDEPLGKRIGYRIRHEGKESSQTQVLVVTEGVLTRMLHEDPSLEDIALVIFDEFHERNLHSDLAFALCLQARELYRDEDPLKLLVMSATLDTETLEARLGCSTLTSQGRSFPITTHYSNKALKSFQVTDEVVRLTCQAFNEESGSLLVFLPGQKEIRQAATQLQQRLGHEEHLSILPLYGELSLKEQETVIEPVIAPARKIVLATSIAQTSLTIEGIRVVIDSGLSREARFDASTATTRLHTRRATQAETIQRMGRAGRTEAGVCYRWWSEAQQHQLAPQAQPQIEISDLSSLVMDLAKWGVQERLELDWITPPPNSHWQQAIGLLSNLQALEQSSGSSPSLTLSHLGEQMSELGIEPRLARLLLDGKLINNSDAASAICTILSEGDPLSNHHSDLTDRLNWLTGHYQAQSKRPRQNYLKAQQQWQKRSQQISIQEVSIDDKNDLAFLLIRAFADRIAQRVGQDHDKARYKLANGRLASLSSLDPCAQSEWVIALDIGGHHGQDEDRIFLACPFKLDLLLANFTDLLTIKHHLAWSKKEARLLSESQRWIGKLCIDKQKLTTPSEEDISQAVCQYIRQEGLSVLPWNESSKQLKARMQFAFLHDQQNPWPDCSDNGLLHDLETWLGPYLGKVTNQQAINKLGLNDILLSRLDWNQQQHLHQNVPARITVPSGASHTIDYCEQQPTLRVKLQEMFGYTKSPTVLNQIIRIELLSPGQRPLAVTQDLAFFWREAYPEVRKEMRGRYPKHPWPEDPLSALATSKTNRALRSS, from the coding sequence GCTCCCGGTGCAGGTAAAACCACTGTGGTGCCCATTGCTCTGATGGATCAAACTTGGCTGAAAGGCCGTAAAATCATCATGCTAGAACCAAGGCGTTTAGCGGCAAAAGCGGCCGCCAAACGTCTTGCAGATACCCTAGACGAACCTTTAGGAAAGCGTATTGGCTATCGCATTCGCCACGAAGGCAAAGAAAGTTCTCAAACCCAAGTTTTGGTGGTCACCGAAGGCGTTTTAACTCGCATGCTGCACGAAGATCCGAGTTTAGAAGACATTGCGCTCGTTATTTTTGATGAATTTCACGAGCGTAACCTTCACTCAGACTTGGCGTTTGCTTTATGCCTACAGGCACGGGAACTGTATCGCGACGAAGACCCCCTTAAACTTTTAGTGATGTCGGCCACTCTAGACACAGAAACACTGGAAGCACGACTTGGTTGCTCGACACTGACCAGCCAAGGACGAAGCTTTCCAATCACGACTCATTACAGCAATAAAGCCCTGAAAAGTTTTCAAGTTACCGACGAGGTAGTTCGCCTTACTTGCCAAGCTTTCAATGAAGAATCCGGCAGCCTATTGGTGTTCTTGCCCGGTCAAAAAGAAATTCGTCAAGCAGCGACACAGCTACAACAGCGCCTAGGTCATGAAGAACATCTCAGCATTCTACCTCTGTATGGCGAGCTTAGCTTAAAAGAACAAGAAACGGTTATTGAGCCAGTAATAGCACCAGCCAGAAAAATCGTCTTGGCAACCAGCATTGCGCAAACCAGTTTAACCATTGAAGGAATCCGAGTTGTTATCGACAGCGGACTCAGCCGCGAGGCTCGCTTTGATGCCAGTACGGCCACGACAAGATTACATACTCGTCGTGCTACTCAAGCCGAAACAATTCAACGGATGGGGCGAGCAGGACGCACCGAAGCAGGCGTGTGCTATCGATGGTGGAGCGAAGCGCAACAACATCAACTTGCCCCTCAGGCTCAACCTCAGATAGAGATCAGTGATCTTAGTAGCCTAGTAATGGATTTGGCGAAATGGGGCGTGCAAGAACGCCTTGAACTGGATTGGATTACGCCACCGCCAAACAGTCATTGGCAACAAGCGATAGGCTTACTTTCTAACCTTCAGGCTCTGGAACAATCCTCTGGGTCATCACCCTCTTTGACACTAAGCCATCTTGGCGAGCAAATGAGCGAGCTTGGCATCGAACCTCGCCTCGCTAGACTGTTATTAGACGGCAAACTTATCAATAACAGCGACGCCGCCAGCGCCATCTGCACCATTTTGTCTGAAGGCGATCCACTCTCAAATCATCACAGCGACTTAACAGACCGCCTCAATTGGTTAACAGGTCATTATCAGGCGCAAAGTAAACGACCAAGACAGAACTACTTAAAAGCACAGCAACAGTGGCAAAAACGCAGTCAGCAAATCAGCATTCAAGAAGTCTCCATTGATGATAAAAATGATCTCGCCTTTTTACTGATTCGAGCCTTTGCAGATCGTATTGCACAACGCGTTGGGCAAGATCATGATAAGGCGCGCTACAAACTCGCTAATGGAAGACTAGCAAGCCTGTCTTCTCTCGACCCTTGTGCACAAAGTGAATGGGTTATTGCCTTGGACATCGGCGGACATCATGGCCAAGATGAAGACCGTATTTTCCTTGCCTGCCCGTTTAAACTCGACTTGCTGCTCGCTAATTTCACCGATTTACTCACCATCAAACATCATCTTGCTTGGTCAAAAAAAGAGGCACGTTTGCTAAGTGAGTCACAACGCTGGATAGGTAAACTTTGCATTGATAAACAGAAGCTTACGACACCATCTGAAGAAGATATAAGCCAAGCTGTTTGCCAGTACATTCGTCAAGAAGGCCTTAGTGTTCTGCCTTGGAATGAATCCAGTAAACAGCTGAAAGCACGTATGCAATTCGCCTTCCTGCATGATCAACAGAACCCATGGCCAGACTGTTCTGATAATGGATTATTGCATGATTTAGAAACATGGCTTGGCCCCTATCTTGGGAAAGTGACCAATCAACAGGCCATAAATAAACTGGGGCTAAATGACATCTTACTAAGTCGGCTTGATTGGAACCAACAGCAACACCTTCATCAGAATGTCCCTGCAAGAATAACGGTACCATCAGGAGCAAGTCATACCATAGACTACTGCGAGCAACAGCCAACCTTAAGAGTGAAATTGCAGGAAATGTTTGGCTATACAAAAAGCCCAACCGTACTGAATCAGATCATACGTATTGAATTGCTATCGCCAGGGCAAAGGCCACTCGCTGTCACTCAAGATTTGGCCTTCTTTTGGCGTGAAGCCTATCCAGAAGTACGAAAAGAAATGCGTGGTAGATACCCAAAACACCCTTGGCCAGAAGATCCTCTCAGCGCGTTAGCAACATCGAAAACCAATCGAGCATTACGATCATCTTAA
- a CDS encoding ecdysteroid 22-kinase family protein, translated as MDSIQSLWSGYGEVVRFAIQGADIAQSVVLKSIQFGEMKAHPRGWQSSFAHDRKVHSYQVEANWYQHWAEQCQVSERVAKCFASWQQEGQMYLLLEDLDEAGYPRRCSSMELEDVAVVLHWLANFHSRFLQSGRQSNWPDGLWQRGTYWHLQTRPDEWQAMMDSPLKESAESLDQAINQARYQTLVHGDAKLANFCFAEDLSEVAAVDFQYVGRGIGVQDLAYFLGSCFSEAKLRQHLEYFLDIYFSELSRCLIATGESPDLAEAVAQEWYNLFPIAWADFHRFIMGWSPTHPKNTPFSQQLTEQALSQLR; from the coding sequence ATGGATTCCATTCAAAGTTTGTGGAGTGGTTATGGCGAGGTGGTTCGTTTTGCCATTCAAGGGGCTGATATTGCTCAAAGTGTGGTGCTGAAATCGATTCAGTTTGGTGAAATGAAGGCGCATCCTCGAGGCTGGCAATCGAGCTTTGCTCACGACCGTAAAGTTCACTCTTATCAAGTAGAAGCAAATTGGTATCAGCATTGGGCTGAGCAGTGCCAAGTGAGTGAGAGAGTGGCGAAGTGCTTTGCGTCATGGCAGCAAGAAGGGCAGATGTATTTGTTATTAGAAGACTTGGATGAGGCTGGATATCCTCGTCGATGTTCTTCTATGGAGCTGGAAGACGTCGCTGTGGTGCTGCATTGGTTAGCAAACTTCCATAGTCGTTTCTTGCAGTCTGGCCGACAATCTAATTGGCCTGACGGTTTATGGCAACGCGGCACTTATTGGCATTTACAGACGCGTCCAGATGAATGGCAAGCTATGATGGATTCCCCTTTGAAGGAGTCAGCAGAGAGTCTTGATCAAGCCATTAATCAGGCACGTTATCAGACGCTTGTTCATGGTGATGCTAAGTTGGCGAATTTTTGTTTTGCTGAAGATCTCAGTGAGGTTGCTGCGGTCGATTTCCAGTACGTAGGTCGAGGTATTGGCGTTCAGGATCTCGCGTATTTCTTGGGCAGTTGTTTTAGTGAAGCTAAACTACGGCAGCATTTGGAATATTTTTTAGATATCTACTTTTCAGAGTTGTCTCGCTGCTTAATTGCTACAGGAGAGTCTCCAGACTTGGCCGAGGCTGTGGCTCAAGAATGGTATAACTTATTTCCTATTGCTTGGGCCGACTTTCATCGTTTCATCATGGGCTGGTCGCCAACTCACCCTAAGAATACTCCTTTTAGTCAGCAGTTGACCGAACAAGCGCTCAGTCAATTAAGATGA